A segment of the Bactrocera neohumeralis isolate Rockhampton chromosome 3, APGP_CSIRO_Bneo_wtdbg2-racon-allhic-juicebox.fasta_v2, whole genome shotgun sequence genome:
ATTTATCTTTGATTGTTCCTTAAAAACTCTCTTAAAgacaagtttttattaaaaacatctatttttttcaatactatAGGACACGAAAAAGTTGTGAACCACTTTACCTACTTTTATTGACAAAAAAGTAaagacgagttcgtagatgaccGTAGCCCCACCCTCTAATAaattgaatgtacatacatatctcttaaGCCACCTtctgaaaatgagtgaaatcagATTATGACTAAAtcaacttcccatataacgaTTTTGTTAGAGCTGTTGTGAAATTTTGTCGATAGGCGTGACAGTGTCCACATTTTGGCGAAAACCCATATCTGCTGCCTGATCTGCACGACCACTTTGAACCAAATTCGGTATACATATATCCTGACGATCCAACGCTACATTACGATAATGAGCGCAGTCGGGCCACAACCTCGTCGACTTCTCATATAGCATAACTTTAGATTTCATGTGAAGCTTTCACTTTCTGGTATGCAGGTTTAGCAATAATGAATGTATCTGGATAAAACTTTACTCGAATAGTCTGCCTAAAGTAAGCCACCTAGCCTaaagtgcgaaaatgagcttcgaacaaggagccaacattaaattttgttttaaaaatggtaaaacttttaccgaaacgtttcaattgatgtaacaagtttatggcgatgatttcctatcccgtagcagagtgcgcgAGTGGTTTCATCGTTTTCAAgatggtcgtgaggacataaatgacgatcaacatgtgggccaatcaaaatccgtgatcaccggaaattccatcgaaactgtgcgtaaactcatcaaaaatcagccgaaatcatcattgaaattcatggaaatggaattgaacatctccaaaacatcgatttatcgcattttgaccgaacatttgggtttaAGAAAGGTgtatgcacggtttgttccgcacaaattggctgaccaccaaaaattgctcagaatccaacattcgattcgacgcttgtgaccgattatttgaccaaaaatcacattttaaccattccACTCCCCgttttcacctgatatggcaccgtgcgacttcttcctttacggaaaaattcatttgcccatgaaaggaaagcgttttgcagacgaagaggccattcaaaaggcttgcaccggcatactggcggccataccagccaacgagctaaaacactcgttcgacatgcttttggaccttacaaaaagctgtattgaagtagaaggaaactaatgggttgtcaaaaaagtctttcggtatttttattgattttttttttttattgaaattaaaatgaatttttgatgactcatgcccagctcttgaccgatgctacggctgctactatgccggtctctttcgaccaattcagcgattttatcgcaattttcgacgacaggccttccggagcgtggcgcatcttcgaccacctctacaccagaacgaaaacgttgaaaccatcgttgtgcggtggaaatggaaactgtatcggatccataaactgcacaaattttattggcggcttgagatgcatttagTACTGTacaatatgccgtattttctctttattttgctccatgtttgcgacgctataactcacgaacgacttaaaagaacggacaatcaatcaaacacgtcttagcgcgtgaaatgagctttccaaaaagatatagcatgacccaatgcgacgaataaaactagaactacgcgctttcagcgccaactagcgaaaatacctcaagacttttttgacaacctattattttgaataaaataaattttttttttttttgccgaaaaaccatttgttatgTTTGCCTTTTTAAaatcctatttactttggaacataTCTCGTATGGTAGATTGGTGATGATGATTGGTGGGTGATTAGTGGGtgtgtggcatgttaataggatgcgttattgccaaaaatagatatAATTTTGCCAGCACCTGAAGGAATTTCTcggactttgattcttgcatgttgcaagagtgtaaaatgttttcttgtcataattaatttagtttatttctttttgcagGAAACGGTGGCGAAGGTCTTCATTGCGGTGCTAGTCTGATTAACGACCGCTACGTTTTAACGGCAGGACATTGTGTTAGTAAGCGTGTACTCCCTGCACATTGGCGCCTAACTGGAGTTCGTTTGGGTGAATGGGACTTAGAAACACAACTCGATTGCCAATTTGATAGCAAGGGCAATAAACTTTGTTCAAGTCCACatatcaatataaatattgagGAAGAAATATGCCATCCACTGTACGATGTTAGAACCCAAACATATGATATAGCCTTACTTCGTCTTCAAGAAAAAGTCAATTTCAATGCTTTCACTAGTCCTATTTGCTTGCCAAGCTCTTCAACAAGTAATTATGAAGGCGTTACTATGGACATTGCTGGTTGGGGTGCAACAGAAACATCCAATAGTagtcaaaagaaattaaaagcgtTGGTGAGAGGTGAAAATCTGGAAAGGTGTAAAGCAAAATACCGTCGTTACACTAGAATCGAGTTAGGCAACAGTCAAATGTGTGCGGGCGGTGAGAAAAGTATTGACACGTGTCGCGGTGACTCTGGTGGACCTCTAATGTTTGCTCAATCTGTTAATGGAAGGGAAGCATACTTTTTGGTGGGTGTAGTTTCATTTGGTCCCACACCGTGTGGACAAGAAGGTTTCCCCGGTGTTTACACCCGTGTAGATGCTTTCGTTAGTTGGATACAAAGCACTATTAGaaagtaaaactttttattgtttttatgttattactTAACCTCTTAATATGTCtctgaaaattaacaaaaatatatgtatatctttcagATTAATAAACATTGAcagtaattttatatttcatttgacAGTCAGTACTTTAATTACtctcatattttattattattaatttttaaaaattaatatgacaGGCTGCCATTATATATAAGAATATTGGACGCCTGGCATTGTGAATGTCCTGCAACATATGTAAGTTAGTGAAAATATAATGATAATTTAATCATAATGTGCGACAAAATCGGTGTTAAAACTTTGTGACACGAACTTTGTGATGATTTTTGTTGATGTTGgataaaaacattattaacaatatatgtacaataataattttgactcaATCACGGGCAGTTTTTTGTGACAGCAACACATTCATTCCCGACCTCATATTCATGTTTTATATACTCTTGCTTAGTAAATAACGGTTGTATATATCGCCTGAAACTAAACGAcacagatatagagttatataatatatatacatataaatgatcaggattacgagaagagttgaaatcctagtgactatctgtctgtccgtccgtgcaagctgtaacttgagtaaaaattgagatactaTATATTGATAAAACTTCGTATGCGGGTTTcgtagtacaaaaaaaaatacgagttc
Coding sequences within it:
- the LOC126753453 gene encoding serine protease easter-like codes for the protein MYSLRNIAVLVGLTFSVYGAVSIETGYGACQTPNGKSGECMLINKCTELYNMAVKPNLEDNDIIFLRQSRCGSLGKNILVCCHKSIGGGSDECETPNGKKGRCKSILECSSLLPLVKDDLSASERNFLTKSVCGQGNRQVCCPDPPTNNRGELPLPPNCGKIPLTGRIFGGTATDIDEFPWTALLIYAKGNGGEGLHCGASLINDRYVLTAGHCVSKRVLPAHWRLTGVRLGEWDLETQLDCQFDSKGNKLCSSPHININIEEEICHPLYDVRTQTYDIALLRLQEKVNFNAFTSPICLPSSSTSNYEGVTMDIAGWGATETSNSSQKKLKALVRGENLERCKAKYRRYTRIELGNSQMCAGGEKSIDTCRGDSGGPLMFAQSVNGREAYFLVGVVSFGPTPCGQEGFPGVYTRVDAFVSWIQSTIRK